The genomic interval ATCATTCATAAGCTTTTCTAATGATCGATATTGCAACTTGACGCTCTCTGCATTGTCCAATGTCTTCACGACGTACCTATTATGCATTAATAGTCTTATGAATTTGTTCTACTGAGAAATGAGAAaacaaatggaaaaaaaaaaaaaatctaaagattCACGTTAAGCTTAGGCATACATATACCACCACTGCCATCATGCACTAAGACTTATCCAGGAATATTATGACACTATTATTCATTGGCCTAATTCAATTTATTCAGTTCTTCCCCATCAGAAGTTAGGTTAAGAAAGACTCCAAAGCACAGGTTCGTACCAAGAGATAGTTGCCCAAGATACAGCTGTTAAATTAACCATGTAGATTGGCATCTAAAACTGTAATAAAGTGACTCGTGATCTAGAGCAACTAACCATCCATTTAAGCACTGTGCTGTCACAACTGCTACACGTCCAACAAATCTTTGTGGAGTCCTCTTGTTACCctgaatgattttttttaaaggcCAGTAAAATACAGATAATGCAGCATGGCAAACAATCCTTTAGCATTTTGGTATTTACCTTGATAATAACCCTGTCAGAGACAACGAATGGAAATTGAACACCTTTACCGCGCGAAAGATCCATGGAAAACAAATCATTGTTATTGCATTTTTCCTTAAGATAGGGAAAAGGGAATGATTTAGGCCTGGTAAAACACATATAATGCAAAATACAACCTATCCACATAAAGAGCACTAATGTACCCTATCAAAATGCCCACCTGCTCaaacttctctctttttcttcttgatgCTTTTAACAAATGCAACTCCTCTTCACGACGGAATGCCTGGACAGCAGCACGAAGAGCTGATGAGAGAGATGTGAAATGTGAGATAGAATGTTGCTCCTAGTAGCAAGAAGTAGCATGAGCTAACTCATAGAGTTGTCtggtaaaaaaaataaacaagcataATCAAAAGGATCATGGTTTACTAGCAGCACTCAATAAAAACTGCAGCAAGTAGCTGACATGTTTGGATGCCCTTGCACTCACCAGATCAGATTTACACAATAAATACCCTAGCAATTGTTTCACAGTGTCACATAAGCAGTATCATGTTAATTTAATCTTAGCTCGCTTGCTAAATCAAACTAATCTACTGATTCAATCAACTCTGATATCCTTAGCTACAAACTAGAGGAATATGAGTAATATACTATACGACTAATTACCAATACAGAATCATCATACCAGAGAAAAGAGATAGTTATTGGATATTTCTAACATGCAAACTATAGTACAACAAACCATAGTAAATTCAAATAGACATTTCCATTTATTTTCTAAATGCATCATAGGAAATCCTAAATGGATAGCCAAAAATGCAATTTTGCACTATAGCCATGCAATTAGTCACAATGAAGCTATTGCCTAGGTGGTATTAAGAAAAAGACATACACCTAGGATAATTGGAATCACCTTAGCAATACCTCAACTTGCCTGAGCCATGCCATAAAACCTACAGGACTTGAGCAAGATAGTGCAAGTACTCATAAAAagttttgaattaatttgaaGTCAATTCCATGTTTTCGATCAAACAGATACAAACTTTGTTTGCACAATTTAAAAGAGACGATATAGGCAGTGAGCCAAGTGTTTCTGCTTTCTGACCTCCCAAATACAACAACCCCTTGGAATCACAATAATTATACATAATCACAAGCATTTACATGTGAAATATCCACATTGCTGTAAGCAAAGGGCAATCATATACAATTTATGTGAATTACAGGAAATGCCATAAAGGAAATATAAGAGATGACAGTACAGGTGAACACGTAAAAGAAATTTATCAACAGGCAATGCTACAGAGGGAGAACAATAAACAGCAGCCATTTTAGTTAATATTTTTTGATACATTGAAAGGAACAATGAAATCTTACTCAAATTCGGTCGAACTGAGTAGTCTGATACAGGCTGAGAACAAGTAATACAAGCTTTCTGCATGGAGAAGCAAAAAaagtttaattataaatttacatCATTTTCACCCAAGAAACAGTGTAAACTCAATTATCTAGAAATACCTCTTAGGGCAAGCTATATCAGGACAAACTGGTGCAGCATACAAGTACAATTTCCGATTGAATtagttatatataaaaataagcaACAGAATATGCCAAATACCCAATAGCTCAACTAATTTGagcaaagaaattaaaaaaatttggagTTCAAAAAGAATTGTGATATTATTGTTCGTGTTATATAAATTTGTTGATAACTTGTAGACATATGTATTCATAAAGTTACCCATTGTGATCACCATAAGGCCTTTATAAGATGTTTATCACGCTGTTTTATATATGTATGCATATGTCTTGATGACTCAGCAGCTGAACTAGCAAAAATCAAACAACACAGACCAAGTTCAAGAGACTTGAATCTTCAGGTATTAACACTGATTTATGGCCCAATAAGCCAGGAATCATTAACTCAATCTCACAGCATGATTACTCTCTGAACGATGCTATCATCCCTCCAAAAGAACCTGCTAAATTCATGCATCAACCACTGACTAAGTACCTTGTGCTACTGAATCTCTATTATTCAAACTTCTCAATCTTGGAAAGTTATAATTTAGGGTTTGAACCAATTCAAAAGGTAAGTTGAGGATGATCATAGGTGTGAGTTTGATCCTATCCGCAAAGAATTTCCTAAATGGGTCCCTTGGGATAGTCCATTTAGGTAAAATTGGAATGTTTTCACCATAACATGATGTATGTGTGCACGTACACATGCATGCGCTCATGTTTTTGAATTGAAATTCATTGGATCATTAATCCTAGAGATTCAATGGTCTGAATGGCCATCTAATTCATTCACACACATAAGTCTATGGAAGTTGGATCACCTAAGGTGATCTAGATTGTAGAATTGCACTGTCCTATTGTCCAAATCACGATCAAGACTACAATATTCTAAGCCTTTTATCCTTACATTTTAAGGCCTGAACAAAAGAGTACTATAACATTAtagtaaaatttaaatctttgttGTATCCTCATATCCTTGTTCAAAATTTGAACACCTTTTGTCAAGTTCCTATCTCCCCAATTCTAGAAAATGGTGTTAAACGCTACTCATTCTGTCAGGTATCCATGCCAAGTCTAGGTAACAGAAGTACATAACCATTAAAAATGTGTTGTCATCTTCCTCTTGTTCTTTAGAGATCACACATACaatcatataatttatatattcTCAGTGAAGTTGCTATTCAGGCCTGAGCATAATAGCAGTTAATAAAAGGTTGACAAAGAAAAAGATTCACACTATCAATAATTAAATGGAGAAATAGCATAAGAACTGGTCATAACTTACCATTTTATAAACACGCTGCATTCCACTATTTCCAAAAGAATGTCCACATGACAGTATCATCGCATCATCCATAAGGGCTCCGCTGAAAGAAAAAAAGTTAATCGcacatacataaataaaaaaaacaaaaatattcCTCAGGAGCCTGGATAAGTCTATCTGATGCACAATCAAATAACTCAAGCAGCTTTAAGAAGTATGATACTAATCGAGCACATTCTAATGCCACCTAAACAAATGAACTTCTAAAGATTTTGGCAGAATACAATCTATAAGTAAAGTAGTAAACTAGGACCTAATATCTGAAAGGCAAAGATATTAAAGATCTAAGACCAATTTCCCAAAAGATGTTCACTTGTTGGCTCAGTAGGGATATAAATGGTAGCAGATCAAATCTCCAAAACATATTAATATAGTAGCAAATACTAAAGCAGTGTGTTAGTTGAACTTGTTTATATTGCATAAATATTCTTAGTTAGATTATATTGATCATTTGGAGATCAAGTACTGTAAAAATGGCCTTTCATCAATAATATTATATAAACTCACGTTGTAGGATCTGATAGTTGTGTCCTCAACGTCTCCCAATAACCAGTCGTTAGTCCAGCCTCCTTTCTACCATTGAACCCACATCCATTCTCCCCTCTGTCTTCCTTATGATGGGATAAACCATCCGTTCCAGGCAAAGCATGTGCATAGTATGGTTCAGTTTCCATGACGGCAACCGCATTGTGACAAGCATCCATCCTGCTCACTTCGTAGGATTGATCCTCTAGGCATCCTCTTCCTACATTTCCATCTTTCAGCAAGACACCTCTGCCCGATCCTAGAACTCAATTGATTCGCTATCAAGAGGAGGAAATAACAGAAATTCAAGAAAAAGATGGGATTTTTTTCTTTGTGCTTTACCGAAAGATGAATGGTGCTCCTGCGAAATCGTTCGCTCGTCGCAGATTTTATCCGAACTGCTCTGTACGCTACCACTGCTGTTGTAGTTAATCTTATTGTTACCTTCCTCCAAGGAAACCAGCCCATCTCCGTCGTCAACATCCTCGTCCTCTTCGTTTCCTTctgcatcctcctcctcctcctcgtcgtCGTTGGGCCCATCCCCAGAGTGAGAGCCGCCGTCCATGAATCCGCCCCAGCCCTGGGTCTGGGCACGGCGGCGGTGGAGGTCACTGAGGAATCGGCCTTCCCGTTCGCCAGAAAATATCTTGTCGCCTCCGACGGCTGCAAACCCAGCAGGCCTTACTTTCCCTTGGCTGGAGCGCTCGCCGTCAACACAGGAGAATGGAAACGAATCGCCTTGGAACGCCGCCAGTCTGGGAGAGAGGCCATTCTCCGAAGCCATGGCGGAGGCGAAACCCTAGTCAAAGGGTCCGTCGGCGAATTGCCGCCGACATGATGCGGAGCTGCGATTTGGGGACGAGGAAGGAGGGATTTGCTACGATTAATTTTGATTTGGGGGGAAAACGGCAATTtgcccccctctctctctcttgctttttttttttgcaattttttttttttttgtgtgtgtgatgATTATTCATAGTATTAAAAATTcacctaaattaaaattaagataaatttcTGCTCaatttataacaaaaaaaaatgatataccttattacaataatataaaaaaatcgtCAGCCATGAACACAATAAATCACAAACGAAATTGGGTTATGATCTTCATAACGACAAGAAACACTATAAATTAAGTCTTACTAGGCGCCTAATTACTTAGGAAAGCAGATTAAGATGGGAGTTGCACCAGGACATGGCTGGCTGCGGTTGCATCATGCACGGAACCTGGCTCGATCGATCATATCTTAGGAGACGACGAAGGGCTCAGCGCCTCCTTGTCCATGCTGACGCTTGAGCTTCGAGGGAGGACCGACGACATCTGGCTGATGGGATAGACCTCTGTCATCTCCTCGATGCCTTCGTCTAAGTAGACCACGTCCTGCATTGTGAGCTGATGGTACTCGATGATCTCGTGCAGGAACCGGTTCTCGCTCGCGTACACCGAGTTCTCTCGTGCCAAGCGAGCTTTCTCTTCGAGCAAAGTCTCCAGTTGATGGCGTATCTGCATGGCCATTGCCGATATATCGAGTCAAGTATGCACGGTGGTAAAAAGATGATTCGCTCGCCCACTAAAGATTAAGACATAGTTTAACAGACCAGTTCGTCGTCGTCCGCTGGGTTTTCCCCCTTCTGGCGGTTCTCTCGCAGGGCCTTGTTCTCCTCTTCGAGCTGAGCGCACCGTTCCTTCGCGAAGGCGAAGTCGGCCTTCACCGTCTTCAGCTCCCTCAGGAGAAGCTTTGCCTTGGCAGCTATGGCGTTTGCAACCTGAAAGAATgaacaaacttaaaatttataGGTTTGCAAtcatctcaattttttttaatcaaaaaaaaaaattgcatctCATTTAATGTATAATTACTCAACTATCTCACCTTTCACCATGCTATTCTCACTATTatctttgtccatatttcttGTTAGCTACTATACTTTTATAGTGACTATATTTTCGTAGTTATGACACAATTGTAACAATTTAGTAGTTATTACAATTGAACTGCAACATAATTGTAGTAGGTTTTATAGTTGCTACAGCTGTAATAACTAAATTGAATCATTgaacacataatatatcaaatcaaagaagTTTGTTCCTCTATATTTGTTACCGGTTGTATCCGTAATAGCTCAGTCTTAGAcctaaaaaaatatcatttaaagttTTTTCGGAGACTATGAAgaattttaatcttttttattaagattattttttatattgtaatAATTGTAAACCCATAATTATAATTATTGTAGTTGTAACAATTACGaaactatatctcctacaactATAAGTTACAACTGTTGTTGCTGTAACAACTACGAAACGATAACTGCTATAACATGTGTCATATTTACTATTTTATAATTGCTATAATGTACCTAACATGGTTCTAACAAGAAGAGTATGAAAGGATAATTATGTAATTTTATATGGTAGAATGttcttttcattaaaaaaaaatgaggtgCCCTTTGaccattttgaaaaaaaaaacaattgaagCCTTCGTTAATTTTGCCCAAGTTTATAATCTTCTCGCTATAAACGAATTACGAACAAACATAAGTCAGTCACCTTCTGAGAAGCCTTTAGTTTGTTCTCATACTCAATCTGAAACTGAGTGAAATCGTCCACGGCTTCGGTTGCAGAATCTGAACTTTCGGGGTTCTTGATTTGCAGCTTCTTAGTCGCTTCGATCGCCGGAATCCCTTCCTGCAAAAGAGTCGAGATAAATTTGAagttttcttcttcattttttatAAGAGTTTGAAGTGTTGAAAGATCTGCAAGAACATTACTTTCGATGCATGTTTGAGGGTGCCACTGGATTCCTTCGTCAGAGAAGAAACAATTGCATCCTTCTGGATCGCAGGACTCTGATCGGTCTTCTGGTTTTTCTCATTAGAACACTTTGTTC from Zingiber officinale cultivar Zhangliang chromosome 6B, Zo_v1.1, whole genome shotgun sequence carries:
- the LOC121993159 gene encoding U-box domain-containing protein 63-like, which gives rise to MASENGLSPRLAAFQGDSFPFSCVDGERSSQGKVRPAGFAAVGGDKIFSGEREGRFLSDLHRRRAQTQGWGGFMDGGSHSGDGPNDDEEEEEDAEGNEEDEDVDDGDGLVSLEEGNNKINYNSSGSVQSSSDKICDERTISQEHHSSFGSGRGVLLKDGNVGRGCLEDQSYEVSRMDACHNAVAVMETEPYYAHALPGTDGLSHHKEDRGENGCGFNGRKEAGLTTGYWETLRTQLSDPTTGALMDDAMILSCGHSFGNSGMQRVYKMKACITCSQPVSDYSVRPNLTLRAAVQAFRREEELHLLKASRRKREKFEQEKCNNNDLFSMDLSRGKGVQFPFVVSDRVIIKGNKRTPQRFVGRVAVVTAQCLNGWYVVKTLDNAESVKLQYRSLEKLMNDQGTEMIPDKTLTPNWL
- the LOC121991238 gene encoding uncharacterized protein LOC121991238, coding for MAYRRRHSTARSATFEDYRSFSCVDDEGDSSHSLATKAIRASAAHRDSSLSSAYDGADVPSAPADRRSFHKQGSNVYEYSTTTRKNITGRQRFWEVLAKKAKAILEDEEQPEDHSQKLNSKDEQVRTKCSNEKNQKTDQSPAIQKDAIVSSLTKESSGTLKHASKEGIPAIEATKKLQIKNPESSDSATEAVDDFTQFQIEYENKLKASQKVANAIAAKAKLLLRELKTVKADFAFAKERCAQLEEENKALRENRQKGENPADDDELIRHQLETLLEEKARLARENSVYASENRFLHEIIEYHQLTMQDVVYLDEGIEEMTEVYPISQMSSVLPRSSSVSMDKEALSPSSSPKI